In Longimicrobiales bacterium, the genomic window GGTCATGTCTTCAGGGGTCCAACCCGATTCGAGTTCGACACCGAGGCCATCCGCGAGTCGGTTTACGTAGTTGTAGTACGATACCACCTGACAAATATCGAGCACAGCGGCGTCCGAGAATCCTACCTCCCGGAGCTGGTCGATATCGGCTTTGCACACCGCATGGGGTCGCAGGGTCAACTTCTCGGCGTACGCCAGCATGACTGCGTCCGGCGCCGAGACAGGTGCGGACCGAAAGTCACGTGCGAGAGCCCGGGGAATTTCTTTTGAACCCAGCAACTTACGGAGACCCGCCCCGTGGTGATTGATTCAGTAGAAGCAGTCGTTCAAAGCAGATGTGGTGACTGCCAACATCTCCCTCTGCTCACGGCTCAAAGGTGAGCGGCCCCGCATGAGGTGTGAGTACAGCTCCACGTGATCCCGCATCGAACGGGGGTTCAGAGAGTGGATCCTGAGAATGTTGTCGATGGCCTCTCCGCCGTACCGATCGTACAGCTCGGCCAACAGGCCGTCAGCCTCCTCGTGTGGGACGTATGGGATGAACGCCATCGGATTGGCTCACTCGGTGAAGAATGGGGCTCCTTTGTACGTCAGGAGGCCTCAAGAATCTCGCATATCTCACGGTCCGGCAAGGCGCTTGATGGGGCCTGCACAGGCCTGGCACAGCTTGCCCGCATACCTAAAGGACTTCAGGGTCCGGCTGGTCGGAGCCGGCCTATTCCTAATGAGTATCACTGTTGTCGGAACGATAGGCTTCCGTCTGATCGATCCCGCAGCTGGATGGGTTCGGTCGTTCTTCATGACCACGATCACGCTCACGACTGTCGGCCATGGGCACGAGGCCGCCCTCGACAGTAACGCGGCTTTGATCTTCACAGCGGTGCTCATCTTGGTGGGAATGGGTGGGGCGCTCTATTTCGTATCTACGGCCACTGCCTTCGTTGTTGAGGGCCAGCTCGGCCACGTATTTCAGAGAAGACGTATGGGACGAGAGTTCTCGGAGATCCGAGACCATCTGATCGGGTGCGGATCGGGGTCGACCGCCGTTTACGCCGTTTCTGAGCTCGAGTCGGTTAAGCGCCGGGTGGTATTCGTCATCAGAGATCAAGCGGCCGCCGGGGCCGCGAAGGTGAGTCTCCCCGATGTGCCGATTATTCTCGGCGATCCGACAGACGACGACATCCTGCGCACCGCAGGAGTAGAGCGGGCCGCTGGCATCGTGGCCTGCACCGATTCCGACAATGAGAACGTGGTCGTCACGCTTACGGCCCGTCAGCTCAACCCGAACATCCGCATCGTGTCTCGGGTCGACGATATCGAGCACGAGTCGAAGATCCGTAAGGTCGGAGCCGACGCCGTCGTCTCGCCGAATTATATCGGTGGCCTGAGGGCGGCGGCAGACCAGTGAAGGTGTGGTCTCTGCTGCCGATGGAAGCCAAATCGGACCGACTATTCAGGGCACCGACGACCTCTATGAGATCACGGACGAGGTGTACTGGATGGGTCCAGGGCAGAACTCCAGCGTGGGGCTGCGGACCACAGTGAACACCCGGCCTGGGCAGACGCTCGTGTTGGGGGCATCGCCCAAATCCGACTGAGCGCCACGAGGCACGACGCCTCCGTGACGGCAGGCGCGACCTCGACGAGCGCCAAGACGCCGGCAGGAGAGAACGCGAACGTCGCGACACGGTTCGCCGGACCAACACCCTTGATGTTGAGGCCGAACGCCGCGAGGTCATCGATCGACGTGAAGAAGATCCGCGAACGGAAATCCCGCGGCGGCGTGGAGAAGAACGCCGTCTTGAAAGTCGCCGCGCAACTATCGATCGGCGGAAGATCATCATCACCTGATCGGTGAATAAATGGGCTATGGGGACCTCAGCACATTGCGCCGAGGGCCCCTCTTTTTTGCCCTAGCGTCCCACCCCGCCACGGCGTAGCCTCCCGCGTGAGCAAGAACCGAACCTACTGGGCGGCAATAATCGCGACGGCGCTGACCGCCGTTGTGGTGTTTTCGAACACGCTCTCTTACGGCGCGGCGTGGGACGACCAGCGCTTCGTGTTCGCCTCCGGCGCGACGGAGGGCGCTTCGGGTATTCCCGACATGTTTTCTCAACCGATGCTCCGGGATATGCCAGCGGGTCGCGGAGCCTACCGGCCTATCACGACCAGTAGCTACGCCCTGGACTGGTCGATCGGGAATGGGCAGGCCGCCTTCTTTCATAAGACCAACGTATTCCTGCATGCGCTGGTCTCCGTGTTGGTGTTCGCCTTGCTCGGCCGCTTGGGTGCTCCGGTCCTGGCTGCGCTTTTTGGTGGCCTCGTGTTCGCGGTGCATCCGGTCCATGTCGAAGCCGTGGCGAATATCGCGGGGCGCTCGGAGCTGCTGGTCGCGCTCTTCTCGGTCGCCGCTGTGGTTGTGTATCTGGGGCCACGCGAGCGAATCGACGAAGCCAAAGCTGAGGACATTCCTCCCCGGCTGGGGCGACAAGCTTCCGTTTTGGCACTCTTTGGGTTGGCTCTCTTGTCGAAGGAGCATGGTGTCACGCTCCCTGCAGTGCTTATCGCGGTGGAACTGCTTCGCCCTGGGGCCGTGGGTGCCCCTGTCCAACGCCTCCTGAGGCGATGGCCGTTGTGGCTGGGCATGAGTGGGATGGGCGCAGCCTACCTTGTGGCTCGGCGGGTGGTGCTCGGGACCCTCACGACATCAGACGTCGCACCGTTCATCGCTACGATCCCGACCTGGCACCGGGTTACGACCGCAGTGGCCAATTGGTCTGAATACGTGCGGCTCCACCTCTTTCCGCTCGACCTAGCCGTGGACTATGGACCGGCTGTGATCATGCCATCGGACCCAGGTGAACCGCGCTTTTGGCTCGGCAGTGCGGTCGGGATTGCTGCGATCACCGCTGCGACCTGGGCGTATCGCCGGGATCGGTTGGCTTCGTTGGGA contains:
- a CDS encoding peroxidase-related enzyme (This protein belongs to a clade of uncharacterized proteins related to peroxidases such as the alkylhydroperoxidase AhpD.); translated protein: MAFIPYVPHEEADGLLAELYDRYGGEAIDNILRIHSLNPRSMRDHVELYSHLMRGRSPLSREQREMLAVTTSALNDCFYUINHHGAGLRKLLGSKEIPRALARDFRSAPVSAPDAVMLAYAEKLTLRPHAVCKADIDQLREVGFSDAAVLDICQVVSYYNYVNRLADGLGVELESGWTPEDMTITREEFDVILVARHSKRPSP
- a CDS encoding NAD-binding protein — protein: MSITVVGTIGFRLIDPAAGWVRSFFMTTITLTTVGHGHEAALDSNAALIFTAVLILVGMGGALYFVSTATAFVVEGQLGHVFQRRRMGREFSEIRDHLIGCGSGSTAVYAVSELESVKRRVVFVIRDQAAAGAAKVSLPDVPIILGDPTDDDILRTAGVERAAGIVACTDSDNENVVVTLTARQLNPNIRIVSRVDDIEHESKIRKVGADAVVSPNYIGGLRAAADQ
- a CDS encoding tetratricopeptide repeat protein; protein product: MSKNRTYWAAIIATALTAVVVFSNTLSYGAAWDDQRFVFASGATEGASGIPDMFSQPMLRDMPAGRGAYRPITTSSYALDWSIGNGQAAFFHKTNVFLHALVSVLVFALLGRLGAPVLAALFGGLVFAVHPVHVEAVANIAGRSELLVALFSVAAVVVYLGPRERIDEAKAEDIPPRLGRQASVLALFGLALLSKEHGVTLPAVLIAVELLRPGAVGAPVQRLLRRWPLWLGMSGMGAAYLVARRVVLGTLTTSDVAPFIATIPTWHRVTTAVANWSEYVRLHLFPLDLAVDYGPAVIMPSDPGEPRFWLGSAVGIAAITAATWAYRRDRLASLGLVWFAIVILPSSNLLIPIAQWMAERFFYLPSVGFSMVVAAAWVGARRRLSESHVRAAGAAAILVVLLLSARSWTRNGSWVDTETVIATLIDEHPEAFRSQWYMGRLLFERGAWEEAFVALDSATALQPYAIEMPLERVEWLLRLGRADEAEAVVTALPFGRHADREAHLTRALVAQGRRTEADAALAAARQAFPTNATLRGLSDSLGALPLPADSIR